In a single window of the Terrirubrum flagellatum genome:
- the rplX gene encoding 50S ribosomal protein L24 produces the protein MAAKIKKGDQVLVIAGRDKGKTGEVTQMFPSESKALVRGINLVKRHQKQSPSQEGGIISKEMPIHLSNISLFVADGKANKATRVGFKTLEDGRKVRFAKRSGDLIDG, from the coding sequence ATGGCCGCGAAGATCAAGAAGGGCGACCAGGTTCTGGTCATCGCTGGCCGCGACAAGGGCAAGACCGGCGAAGTCACGCAGATGTTTCCGTCCGAAAGCAAAGCTCTCGTGCGCGGAATCAATCTGGTGAAGCGTCACCAGAAGCAGTCGCCAAGCCAGGAAGGCGGCATCATCTCCAAGGAGATGCCGATCCATCTGTCGAACATCTCGCTGTTCGTCGCTGACGGGAAAGCCAACAAGGCGACGCGCGTTGGATTCAAAACTCTGGAGGACGGCCGCAAGGTGCGGTTCGCCAAGCGTTCGGGAGATCTGATCGATGGCTAA
- the rplE gene encoding 50S ribosomal protein L5 has protein sequence MAKAPEQPKKDSAKAAPQGKDAPKKEKGAKGEAKGASGKAAATLAGYTARLQKHYDEVVRPGMIQEFGYKNPMEVPKVDKIVLNMGVGESTADSKKASVAAGDLALIAGQKPVVTRARKAISTFKLREGMPIGAKVTLRKTRMYEFMDRLVTIALPRVRDFRGLNAKSFDGNGNYALGIKEHLVFPEINYDKAESSWGMDVVVCTTAKTDKEAQALLKLFNFPFRQ, from the coding sequence ATGGCTAAGGCTCCGGAACAGCCCAAGAAGGATTCGGCCAAGGCCGCGCCGCAGGGCAAGGATGCTCCGAAGAAGGAGAAGGGCGCCAAGGGCGAAGCGAAGGGCGCGAGCGGCAAGGCTGCGGCGACGCTCGCCGGCTACACCGCGCGCCTTCAGAAGCATTATGACGAGGTCGTGCGCCCCGGCATGATCCAGGAGTTCGGCTACAAGAACCCGATGGAGGTTCCGAAGGTCGACAAGATTGTGCTGAACATGGGCGTCGGCGAATCCACCGCCGATTCCAAGAAGGCCTCGGTCGCCGCCGGCGATCTCGCGCTGATCGCCGGCCAGAAGCCGGTCGTCACGCGGGCGCGCAAGGCGATCTCGACCTTCAAGCTGCGTGAAGGCATGCCGATCGGCGCCAAGGTCACGCTGCGCAAGACCCGCATGTACGAATTCATGGACCGCCTCGTCACGATCGCGCTGCCGCGCGTGCGCGACTTCCGCGGCCTGAACGCGAAGTCGTTCGACGGCAACGGCAACTACGCGCTCGGCATCAAGGAGCACCTCGTGTTCCCTGAGATCAATTACGACAAGGCCGAGTCGAGCTGGGGCATGGACGTCGTCGTCTGCACCACGGCCAAGACCGACAAGGAAGCGCAGGCGCTTCTGAAACTGTTCAACTTCCCTTTCCGGCAGTGA
- the rpsN gene encoding 30S ribosomal protein S14 — translation MAKTSSIEKNKKRMKLAKQYNGKRTRLLAIANDEGKSMEERFMARLKLAEMPRNANPTRIRNRCDVTGRPRSVYRKLKLSRIALRELGNKGLVPGLVKSSW, via the coding sequence ATGGCGAAGACAAGCTCGATCGAGAAGAACAAGAAGCGGATGAAGCTCGCCAAGCAATACAATGGCAAGCGCACCCGTCTTCTTGCGATCGCGAATGACGAAGGAAAGTCCATGGAGGAGCGCTTCATGGCGCGCCTCAAGCTGGCGGAAATGCCGCGCAATGCGAATCCGACGCGCATCCGCAACCGCTGCGATGTGACGGGGCGTCCGCGCTCGGTCTATCGCAAGCTGAAGCTGTCGCGCATCGCGCTGCGCGAGCTTGGCAACAAGGGCCTGGTTCCAGGCCTTGTGAAGTCGAGCTGGTAA
- the rpsH gene encoding 30S ribosomal protein S8, with protein MAINDPLGDMLTRIRNGQMRRMSRVSTPGSKLRERVLEVLQSEGYIRGFSSTEHGNGRTEFDIELKYYDGQPVIREIARVSKPGRRVYASVATMPRVANGLGITILSTPKGVMADHQARENNVGGEVLCQVV; from the coding sequence ATGGCGATCAACGATCCCTTGGGCGATATGCTCACCCGCATCCGCAACGGCCAGATGCGCCGCATGTCGCGGGTGTCGACGCCGGGCTCCAAGCTGCGTGAGCGCGTGCTCGAAGTGCTGCAGTCGGAAGGTTATATCCGCGGCTTCAGCTCGACCGAGCATGGCAACGGCCGCACCGAGTTCGACATCGAACTGAAATACTACGACGGCCAGCCCGTGATCCGCGAGATTGCTCGCGTGTCCAAGCCCGGCCGGCGCGTCTACGCCTCCGTTGCGACGATGCCCCGCGTCGCGAACGGTCTCGGCATCACGATCCTTTCGACTCCGAAGGGTGTGATGGCGGACCATCAGGCGCGCGAAAACAATGTCGGCGGCGAGGTTCTCTGTCAGGTCGTCTGA
- the rplF gene encoding 50S ribosomal protein L6, with the protein MSRVGKKAVAVPKGVTARLDGQTVSMKGPKGELKFTVPEIVSVKMEGDQIAVANKNDTKVARAQWGMSRAQIANLAKGVTQGFEKKLEINGVGYKAAMQGKVLKLSLGYSHDIDYATPEGVTIAVTKPTEIVVSGIDKQRVGQAAAEIRSYRGPEPYKGKGVKYSDEFIFRKEGKKK; encoded by the coding sequence ATGTCTCGCGTCGGCAAGAAAGCTGTAGCGGTTCCGAAGGGCGTCACCGCCCGTCTCGACGGTCAGACCGTCTCGATGAAGGGACCGAAGGGCGAACTGAAATTCACCGTGCCGGAAATCGTCTCGGTGAAGATGGAAGGCGACCAGATCGCGGTCGCCAACAAGAACGACACCAAGGTCGCGCGCGCCCAGTGGGGCATGTCGCGCGCCCAGATCGCGAATCTCGCGAAAGGCGTCACGCAGGGCTTCGAGAAGAAGCTCGAAATCAACGGCGTCGGCTACAAGGCGGCGATGCAGGGCAAGGTGCTCAAGCTGTCGCTCGGCTACAGCCATGACATCGACTACGCGACCCCGGAAGGCGTCACCATCGCGGTGACGAAGCCGACCGAGATCGTCGTGTCCGGCATCGACAAGCAGCGCGTCGGTCAGGCGGCGGCGGAAATCCGCAGCTATCGTGGCCCCGAGCCCTATAAGGGCAAGGGCGTCAAGTACTCTGACGAGTTCATCTTCCGCAAGGAAGGCAAGAAGAAGTAA
- the rplR gene encoding 50S ribosomal protein L18 produces the protein MTKNANVTARRQARVRRKLKTVGGERPRLSVFRSSKQIYAQVIDDVKGVTLASASSLEKDLKGQLKTGADKAAATAVGKLIAERATKAGVTTVVFDRGQYMFHGRVKALADGAREGGLQF, from the coding sequence ATGACGAAGAACGCGAATGTGACCGCGCGCCGTCAGGCCCGCGTCCGCCGCAAGCTGAAGACGGTTGGGGGCGAGCGTCCTCGCCTGTCCGTGTTCCGCTCATCGAAGCAGATCTATGCGCAGGTCATCGACGACGTGAAAGGCGTGACGCTTGCGTCCGCGTCTTCGCTCGAGAAGGACCTGAAGGGCCAGCTCAAGACGGGCGCCGACAAGGCGGCCGCGACGGCGGTCGGCAAGCTGATCGCAGAGCGCGCGACGAAGGCTGGCGTGACCACGGTCGTTTTCGACCGCGGCCAGTACATGTTCCATGGGCGCGTGAAGGCGCTCGCGGACGGGGCGCGCGAAGGCGGCCTGCAGTTCTAA
- the rpsE gene encoding 30S ribosomal protein S5 yields the protein MAREPRRQERNKPEERDSEFVDKLVHINRVAKVVKGGKRFGFAALVVVGDQKGRVGFGHGKAREVPEAIRKATEAAKRGLVRVPLREGRTLHHDVYGRHGAGKVIVRAAPAGTGIIAGGPMRAVFESVGVHDVVAKSMGSSNPYNLVRATFDALKREDSPRAVAARRNLKVSQLQSRRREGGEDAGSDA from the coding sequence ATGGCAAGGGAACCGCGCAGGCAAGAGCGCAATAAACCGGAAGAGCGCGACAGCGAATTCGTCGACAAGCTCGTCCATATCAATCGCGTCGCCAAGGTGGTGAAGGGCGGCAAGCGCTTCGGCTTCGCCGCGCTCGTCGTCGTCGGCGACCAGAAGGGTCGCGTCGGCTTCGGCCACGGCAAGGCGCGCGAAGTGCCGGAAGCGATCCGCAAGGCGACGGAAGCCGCCAAGCGCGGTCTCGTCCGCGTGCCGCTGCGCGAAGGCCGCACGCTGCATCATGACGTGTATGGCCGTCACGGCGCCGGCAAGGTGATCGTGCGCGCTGCGCCTGCCGGCACCGGGATCATCGCCGGCGGTCCGATGCGCGCCGTGTTCGAGTCGGTCGGCGTGCATGACGTCGTCGCGAAGTCGATGGGCTCGTCGAACCCGTACAACCTCGTCCGCGCGACGTTCGACGCGTTGAAGCGCGAGGACAGCCCGCGCGCTGTCGCGGCGCGTCGCAATCTCAAGGTGTCGCAACTGCAGTCGCGTCGTCGCGAAGGCGGCGAAGACGCCGGTTCCGACGCGTAA
- the rpmD gene encoding 50S ribosomal protein L30, with protein sequence MSTAPASKTVTVEQIAAPCRRVHTQRETLIGLGLNKMNRRSTLVDTPAVRGMIRSVRHLVRVVDGQ encoded by the coding sequence ATGTCTACTGCTCCTGCTTCCAAGACCGTCACGGTCGAGCAGATCGCCGCTCCCTGCCGCCGCGTTCACACGCAGCGCGAGACGCTGATCGGGCTTGGCCTCAACAAGATGAACCGCCGCTCGACCCTCGTCGACACGCCCGCCGTTCGCGGCATGATCCGTTCGGTGCGCCACCTCGTGCGCGTCGTCGACGGGCAGTGA
- the rplO gene encoding 50S ribosomal protein L15, giving the protein MKLTDLRDNPGATKERIRVGRGIGSGKGKTGGRGVKGQKARTGVAIKGFEGGQMPLHRRLPKRGFWNPFAKHLNEVNLGRLQQAVDSGKLDAGKPVTIDALVEAGVCRNALDGVKVLGVGDLKAKLALEVWGASKSAVAAIEKAGGSVKLLAPVAAE; this is encoded by the coding sequence ATGAAACTCACTGATCTCAGGGACAATCCGGGCGCGACCAAAGAGCGGATCCGCGTCGGACGCGGCATCGGCTCCGGCAAGGGCAAGACCGGCGGACGCGGCGTGAAGGGCCAGAAGGCGCGCACGGGCGTCGCCATCAAGGGCTTCGAAGGCGGTCAGATGCCGCTGCATCGCCGCCTGCCGAAGCGGGGCTTCTGGAACCCCTTCGCCAAGCATCTCAACGAAGTGAATCTCGGCCGCCTCCAGCAGGCCGTCGACTCGGGCAAGCTCGACGCCGGCAAGCCGGTGACGATCGACGCGCTGGTCGAGGCGGGCGTCTGCCGCAACGCGCTCGATGGCGTGAAGGTGCTCGGGGTTGGCGACCTCAAGGCGAAGCTCGCGCTTGAAGTGTGGGGCGCGTCGAAGTCGGCTGTCGCCGCCATCGAAAAGGCCGGCGGGTCGGTCAAGCTCCTCGCGCCGGTTGCCGCGGAGTGA
- the secY gene encoding preprotein translocase subunit SecY translates to MASAAEQLAANLNFGALAKAEELKKRIWFTLAALVIYRLGTYIPLPGINPDAVADIFKQAQAGVLGLFNMFSGGAVGRLAIFALNIMPYISASIIIQLLTSVVPSLETLKKEGEAGRKVINQYTRYLTVVLALFQAYGIAVGLQGSGNVVLDPGPFFIISTVLTLVGGTMFLMWLGEQITSRGIGNGSSLIIFAGIVAELPQALAGTLELGRQGAIGTGVILGVLVMAVAVIAFIVFMERAQRRLLINYPKRQVGNRMYEGQTSFLPLKLNTSGVIPPIFASSLLLLPTTIAQFSQQSGGSGILSTLTAYLAHGRPLYMLLYVALIVFFAFFYTAIVFNPVETADNLKKHGGFIPGIRPGERTAEYIDHVLTRITVIGAGYLAIICLIPEVLISYFALPFYFGGTSLLIVVSVTMDTVSQVHGHLLAHQYEGLVKKAKLKGGKRR, encoded by the coding sequence ATGGCCTCAGCAGCCGAACAGCTTGCCGCCAATCTGAATTTTGGCGCGCTCGCCAAGGCCGAGGAACTGAAGAAGCGCATCTGGTTCACCCTGGCTGCGCTCGTCATCTACCGTCTGGGCACCTACATTCCGCTGCCGGGCATCAATCCAGACGCCGTCGCCGATATCTTCAAGCAGGCGCAGGCCGGCGTGCTCGGCCTCTTCAACATGTTCTCCGGCGGCGCGGTCGGCCGGCTCGCGATCTTCGCGCTCAACATCATGCCGTACATTTCGGCGTCGATCATCATCCAGCTTCTGACGAGCGTCGTGCCGTCGCTGGAGACGCTGAAAAAGGAAGGCGAGGCTGGCCGCAAGGTCATCAACCAGTACACGCGCTACCTCACCGTCGTGCTGGCGCTGTTCCAGGCCTATGGCATCGCGGTGGGCCTGCAGGGCTCCGGCAATGTGGTGCTCGATCCCGGACCGTTCTTCATCATCTCGACCGTGCTGACGCTGGTCGGCGGCACCATGTTCCTGATGTGGCTGGGCGAGCAGATCACCAGCCGCGGCATCGGCAACGGCTCCTCGCTGATCATCTTCGCCGGCATCGTCGCCGAGCTGCCGCAGGCGCTCGCCGGCACGTTGGAGCTTGGCCGCCAGGGCGCGATCGGCACCGGCGTCATCCTCGGCGTGCTGGTCATGGCGGTCGCCGTGATCGCCTTCATCGTGTTCATGGAGCGCGCCCAGCGCCGGCTCCTGATCAACTATCCCAAGCGCCAGGTCGGCAACCGCATGTATGAGGGGCAGACATCCTTCCTGCCGCTCAAGCTCAACACATCAGGCGTCATCCCGCCGATCTTCGCCTCGTCCCTGCTGCTCCTGCCGACGACGATCGCGCAGTTCTCGCAGCAGAGCGGCGGCAGCGGCATCCTGTCGACGCTGACCGCCTATCTCGCCCACGGCCGGCCGCTCTACATGCTGCTGTATGTGGCGCTGATCGTGTTCTTCGCCTTCTTCTATACGGCGATCGTGTTCAACCCGGTCGAGACGGCGGACAATCTGAAGAAGCATGGCGGCTTCATCCCGGGCATCCGGCCGGGCGAGCGCACGGCGGAATATATCGACCATGTGCTGACCCGCATCACGGTCATCGGCGCCGGCTATCTCGCCATCATTTGCCTCATACCCGAAGTGCTGATTTCCTACTTCGCGCTGCCGTTCTATTTCGGCGGCACGTCGCTGCTGATCGTGGTCAGCGTGACGATGGACACGGTGAGCCAGGTCCACGGCCATTTGCTGGCGCACCAGTATGAAGGCCTCGTCAAGAAGGCCAAGCTCAAAGGGGGCAAGCGGCGATGA
- a CDS encoding adenylate kinase has protein sequence MRLILLGPPGAGKGTQATRLVEKHGIPQLSTGDMLRAAVAAGTPIGKKAKEVMDSGALVSDDIVVGIIADRLEQADARKGFILDGFPRTVAQADALEAMLDGKGLKLDSVIELVVDQGKLVERIMKRANEAKAAGQPVRRDDDPEVFKTRLEAYNRDTAIVGPYYDRKGKLTKIDGMKPIGEVAAAIDGILAAYA, from the coding sequence ATGAGACTGATCCTTCTGGGACCGCCGGGGGCGGGGAAGGGGACCCAGGCGACAAGGCTCGTCGAAAAGCACGGCATTCCGCAGCTCTCCACCGGCGATATGCTGCGCGCGGCCGTCGCGGCCGGCACGCCGATCGGCAAGAAAGCCAAGGAAGTGATGGATTCCGGCGCGCTGGTGTCGGACGACATCGTCGTCGGCATCATCGCCGACCGACTCGAGCAGGCGGACGCCCGCAAGGGTTTCATCCTCGACGGTTTTCCGCGTACGGTCGCCCAAGCCGACGCGCTCGAGGCCATGCTCGACGGCAAGGGCCTCAAGCTCGACTCCGTGATCGAGCTGGTCGTCGATCAGGGCAAGCTCGTCGAACGCATCATGAAACGCGCCAATGAAGCGAAAGCGGCGGGACAGCCGGTGCGCCGCGACGATGATCCCGAGGTCTTCAAGACCCGTCTTGAAGCCTACAACCGGGATACGGCGATCGTCGGCCCCTACTACGATCGCAAGGGCAAGCTGACGAAGATCGACGGCATGAAGCCGATCGGTGAGGTCGCGGCCGCGATCGACGGCATTCTCGCCGCATACGCCTGA
- a CDS encoding glycoside hydrolase family 3 N-terminal domain-containing protein, which translates to MSRRTLLASTAGFAGAAFTPAWMPAGTSPPASARVNALLERMTVEEKIGQLTLYSDMIRPSPLMINPDIDVTKSEAEQARFQLAEIRAGRVGGLLSGVGAREGRQLQKVALESRLKIPLIFGADVLHGFRTIFPIPLGLAASFDPALAERTARVAAIEMTSVGVHWTYAPMVDVARDQRWGRVAEGSGEDVYLTSQFAAAYVRGFQGPDLSAPDAALATPKHFAGYGAVLGGMDYNAVEISERELRETFLPPFKAAFDAGALTTMSAFTEIDGVPATSNHRLLTSILRREWGFKGFVVSDAFSAEELVRHGVAADEADAARQALLAGLDINLGRGLYRRELPAMVATDKALMAALDDAARRVLRVKEAIGLFDDPYRSLDPDREARDVRNPEHLALAREAARKSIVLLKNEGGLLPLPKSGKRIALIGPLADDFANLDGPWSLWARAGESVTLAAGLRAALEDPALLAVAKGSEIDTEIKGGVDEAMAAARAADVVVLALGEAQAMSGEDASRAEIVVPQAQQRLARAIAALGKPMIVVLSTGRALALSGAIRNADAILVGWFLGSEGGRALADIVFGDESPSGRLPVSFPQTSGQQPYFYNHKTTGRFPESGQDAAFTTRYRDVANRPLYPFGFGLTYSNVRYSATRASKPQFKWDDAITISARIENTGDRAVEEVAQLYIRDRAASVTRPIRQLKRFRRIALKPGESVDVAFTLDQRDLAFVSPHLKWIVEPSDFFVWIAPSALAGEPATFTLLAPEKAAAGDS; encoded by the coding sequence TTGTCTCGTCGAACGCTGCTGGCCAGCACGGCAGGTTTCGCGGGCGCGGCGTTCACGCCAGCCTGGATGCCGGCCGGCACGTCTCCTCCCGCGAGCGCGCGCGTCAACGCGCTTCTCGAACGCATGACGGTGGAAGAGAAAATCGGTCAGCTTACGCTCTATTCCGACATGATCCGGCCGTCGCCGCTCATGATCAATCCTGACATCGATGTCACGAAAAGCGAGGCGGAGCAGGCGCGTTTCCAGCTTGCCGAAATTCGCGCCGGCCGCGTTGGCGGATTGCTGTCAGGCGTCGGCGCGAGAGAAGGCCGGCAGTTGCAGAAGGTCGCGCTTGAATCGCGGCTTAAAATTCCGCTGATCTTCGGCGCTGATGTGCTGCATGGCTTTCGCACGATCTTTCCGATTCCGCTTGGCCTTGCCGCAAGCTTCGATCCCGCGCTCGCCGAACGAACTGCGCGGGTCGCTGCTATCGAGATGACGTCTGTCGGCGTTCACTGGACCTACGCGCCGATGGTCGATGTGGCGCGCGATCAGCGCTGGGGGCGCGTAGCCGAAGGTTCGGGCGAAGACGTCTATCTCACATCGCAATTCGCCGCAGCTTACGTGCGCGGCTTTCAAGGCCCTGATCTCTCCGCGCCTGACGCGGCGCTCGCGACACCGAAACATTTCGCGGGATACGGCGCCGTGCTCGGCGGAATGGATTACAATGCCGTCGAGATTTCCGAGCGCGAATTGCGCGAGACGTTCCTGCCGCCTTTCAAGGCCGCGTTCGACGCCGGCGCGCTGACGACCATGAGCGCCTTCACGGAAATCGATGGCGTGCCCGCGACAAGCAATCATCGTCTGCTGACGAGCATTCTGCGCCGCGAATGGGGCTTCAAAGGCTTCGTCGTTTCCGATGCGTTTTCCGCCGAAGAACTCGTGCGGCATGGCGTCGCCGCCGACGAGGCCGACGCCGCGCGTCAGGCGCTGCTCGCCGGGCTCGACATCAATCTCGGCCGTGGCCTGTATCGACGAGAGCTGCCGGCGATGGTCGCAACCGACAAGGCGCTTATGGCGGCGCTCGATGATGCGGCTCGACGCGTGCTGCGCGTGAAGGAGGCGATCGGTCTCTTCGATGATCCCTATCGTTCGCTTGATCCCGATCGCGAGGCGCGCGACGTGCGCAACCCCGAGCATCTCGCGCTGGCGCGCGAGGCGGCGCGCAAATCGATCGTGCTGTTGAAGAATGAGGGCGGCTTGCTGCCCCTGCCGAAATCGGGAAAGCGCATCGCTCTGATCGGCCCGCTCGCTGACGACTTCGCAAATCTCGATGGGCCCTGGTCGCTGTGGGCGCGCGCCGGAGAGAGCGTCACGCTCGCGGCTGGGCTGCGCGCGGCGCTCGAAGATCCTGCGTTACTGGCGGTCGCAAAAGGCTCGGAGATCGACACAGAGATCAAGGGCGGCGTCGACGAGGCGATGGCTGCCGCGCGCGCCGCCGATGTCGTCGTGCTCGCGCTCGGCGAGGCGCAGGCGATGTCTGGCGAGGACGCGTCGCGCGCCGAGATCGTCGTGCCACAGGCTCAGCAGCGGCTTGCACGAGCGATCGCGGCCTTGGGCAAACCAATGATTGTCGTTCTCAGCACGGGTCGCGCCCTTGCGCTTTCCGGCGCGATCCGCAACGCCGATGCGATCCTCGTCGGCTGGTTCCTTGGATCGGAGGGCGGCCGCGCGCTCGCCGACATCGTCTTCGGCGACGAGAGTCCATCGGGTCGTCTGCCCGTGAGCTTTCCCCAAACGTCAGGCCAGCAGCCTTACTTTTACAATCACAAGACGACCGGGCGTTTCCCCGAGTCCGGACAGGACGCCGCCTTCACCACGCGCTATCGCGACGTCGCCAATCGTCCGCTCTATCCCTTCGGATTCGGGCTGACCTATTCGAATGTCCGCTACAGCGCGACGCGCGCGAGTAAACCTCAATTCAAATGGGATGACGCGATCACGATCTCTGCACGCATCGAGAACACGGGCGACCGCGCCGTTGAAGAGGTCGCGCAGCTCTATATCCGTGATCGCGCGGCGAGCGTGACGCGCCCCATCCGCCAGCTCAAGCGTTTTCGCAGGATCGCACTGAAGCCGGGAGAATCCGTCGACGTCGCGTTCACGCTCGATCAGCGCGATCTCGCTTTCGTCAGTCCGCACCTGAAATGGATTGTCGAGCCCAGCGACTTCTTTGTATGGATCGCGCCGTCCGCGCTGGCGGGAGAGCCCGCGACATTCACATTGCTCGCGCCGGAAAAAGCCGCGGCGGGCGATTCCTGA
- a CDS encoding LysR family transcriptional regulator gives MPGPDLNLLGALDVLLAEGSVARAAKRLRLSPSAMSRTLSRLRETTGDPLLVRAGRGLVPTPRAVELRERVGQIVQDGEAVLRPVEELDLGRLVRTFTLRTSDGFVENFGPDLIARIGREAPGVRLHFVQKPDKDSAPLRDGTVDLETGVVSETTSPELRVQALYRDHFIGVVRAGHPLSEGEITPSRYAACRHVAVSRGRARKASIDEALEPLGLERDIVTTVGGFAMALALARDSDLVASVPARHTKKLRVGMHSFPLPVPTPEITISLLWHPRLDADPAHRWLRGCVRDACAE, from the coding sequence ATGCCCGGACCCGACCTCAACCTGCTTGGCGCTCTCGACGTGTTGCTGGCGGAAGGCAGCGTGGCGCGCGCAGCGAAACGTCTGCGGCTGAGCCCCTCCGCCATGAGCCGGACATTGTCGCGGCTGCGCGAGACGACGGGCGATCCGCTGCTTGTGCGGGCCGGGCGCGGCCTTGTTCCCACGCCTCGCGCCGTCGAGCTCCGTGAGCGCGTCGGCCAGATCGTGCAGGACGGCGAAGCGGTGTTGCGGCCGGTCGAGGAGCTCGATCTCGGCCGGCTCGTCAGAACCTTCACGCTGCGGACGAGCGACGGCTTCGTCGAGAATTTCGGACCCGACCTCATCGCGCGCATCGGCCGGGAAGCGCCCGGCGTCAGGCTCCACTTCGTGCAGAAGCCGGACAAGGACAGCGCGCCGTTGCGCGATGGAACGGTCGATTTGGAGACTGGCGTGGTGAGCGAGACGACGAGCCCGGAGCTGCGCGTGCAGGCGCTTTATCGGGACCACTTCATCGGCGTCGTGCGCGCGGGGCATCCGCTGAGCGAAGGCGAAATCACTCCGTCGCGTTATGCGGCGTGCCGACATGTCGCCGTGTCGCGTGGGCGCGCTCGCAAGGCGTCGATCGACGAAGCGCTCGAGCCGCTCGGACTGGAGCGCGATATCGTGACGACCGTCGGCGGCTTTGCGATGGCGCTCGCGCTGGCCCGCGATTCCGATCTCGTCGCCAGCGTGCCGGCGCGGCACACGAAAAAACTCCGCGTCGGCATGCACAGCTTTCCCCTGCCCGTTCCGACGCCGGAAATCACGATCTCACTGCTCTGGCATCCGCGCCTCGACGCCGATCCCGCGCATCGCTGGCTGCGTGGATGCGTCCGCGATGCATGCGCGGAATAG
- a CDS encoding MFS transporter, whose translation MSKSAIVVAGEAAVEAAPENPSPGWALASLCLPILLSSLGASIANVALPTLAQSFAASFQQVQWVVLSYLLAITTLIVSVGKLGDIVGRRRLLLAGILLFTGASLACAVAPTLGLLIVARAAQGFGAAVMMALAMALVGEAVSKDRTGSAMGLLGTMSAIGTALGPSLGGVLIGWFGWPSIFLINAPLGAAAYLLARRLPRDRQEAKADHRSFDFLGTLLLALTLAAYALATTVGRGPFGALNLGLLLAAASGAVLFVLQQARASSPLIRLAAFRDAALSAGLATSAVVATVVSATLVVGPFYLSRALGLSDAQVGLVLSTGPIVSALSGVLAGRIVDRAGASLIAVAGLALMAVGSFGLAVTPSLFGVAGYVMAIAALAPGYQLFQAANNTTVMADVAPDQRGVISGLLNLSRNLGLITGASAMGAVFAWASAAADVAAARPEAAAAGMRTTFIVAGCLILAALAFSARGRVRKATSAEA comes from the coding sequence ATGTCGAAATCAGCCATTGTCGTTGCAGGCGAAGCGGCCGTTGAAGCTGCGCCAGAAAATCCTTCCCCCGGATGGGCGCTCGCCAGCCTGTGCCTTCCCATTCTGCTGTCCTCGCTTGGCGCCAGCATCGCCAATGTCGCCTTGCCAACTCTGGCACAGTCGTTCGCGGCCTCGTTTCAGCAGGTTCAATGGGTCGTTCTGTCCTATCTCCTCGCCATCACCACGTTGATCGTCAGCGTCGGGAAGCTGGGTGACATCGTTGGCCGGCGCAGGCTGCTGCTGGCCGGAATCCTCCTCTTCACCGGAGCATCGCTCGCCTGCGCCGTCGCGCCGACGCTCGGGCTGCTGATCGTCGCCCGCGCGGCGCAGGGCTTTGGCGCGGCCGTCATGATGGCGCTCGCCATGGCCTTGGTCGGAGAGGCCGTTTCGAAGGACAGGACCGGCAGCGCCATGGGGCTGCTCGGAACGATGTCCGCAATCGGCACCGCGCTTGGCCCTTCGCTCGGCGGCGTCCTGATCGGCTGGTTCGGTTGGCCCTCGATCTTCCTCATCAATGCGCCTCTGGGCGCGGCGGCCTATCTGCTCGCGCGCCGGCTGCCGCGGGATCGCCAGGAGGCGAAGGCCGATCATCGGAGCTTCGACTTCCTCGGCACGCTGCTGCTGGCTCTGACGCTTGCGGCCTATGCGCTGGCGACGACGGTCGGCCGCGGTCCGTTCGGGGCGCTCAATCTCGGCCTGCTGCTGGCGGCGGCTTCCGGAGCCGTCCTCTTCGTCCTTCAGCAGGCGAGGGCGTCGTCGCCCCTGATCCGGCTGGCGGCGTTCCGCGACGCCGCGCTGAGCGCGGGCCTGGCCACGAGCGCGGTCGTCGCGACGGTCGTTTCGGCGACGCTGGTGGTCGGACCATTTTATCTCTCGCGCGCGCTTGGACTCAGCGATGCGCAGGTCGGTCTCGTGCTGTCTACGGGCCCCATCGTCTCCGCCTTGAGCGGCGTGCTGGCCGGCCGCATCGTCGATCGCGCCGGCGCATCCCTGATCGCCGTCGCCGGGCTCGCCCTGATGGCGGTCGGCTCCTTTGGTCTCGCCGTGACGCCATCGCTGTTCGGCGTCGCCGGTTATGTCATGGCGATCGCGGCGCTGGCGCCTGGCTATCAACTGTTTCAGGCGGCCAATAACACCACCGTCATGGCGGATGTCGCTCCTGACCAGAGGGGCGTCATTTCCGGCCTGCTCAACCTGTCCCGCAATCTCGGGCTCATCACTGGCGCGTCCGCGATGGGCGCGGTGTTCGCCTGGGCCTCGGCCGCCGCAGATGTCGCTGCAGCGCGCCCGGAAGCGGCCGCCGCCGGCATGAGGACGACGTTCATCGTCGCCGGCTGCCTGATCCTTGCGGCGCTGGCATTCTCAGCGAGAGGCCGGGTTCGCAAGGCGACATCAGCGGAAGCGTGA